TAATCTGTATACACATACTGTGGGTTACCCTTTTGCTCGTAAGTCTGAAATCGAAGCTATAAATATGGTGAGGGACTACTTTTTCAGACTCGGAAAGGATCGCTGCTTGTCTAGGTTTACTGGATTATTTCCCAGCTAGCGTTTTTGATAACATGGTCCTCCTCTTTGTATAATTTTGTCTCCAGTGGAGAAGAAAATATGTACAGTATTAGATATGGCGGCCATGTCCTGGAATCATGACTCTATTGGATGCTCAAGTTGGGTGGCTTTAGCTAGCGCCTCCCCATTCCTCAATAAGTTCGATCTTCACGACACTTAACAAAGTTGAATACTCAGTTAGTCCATCAGCGAACACTGAGTAGAACATTTCTCATTAATTCTTTAGAAAACTTTgcatagtttgctatatatacGTAGCTTTGCAACTGTTTCTTTGTGATCAAAGTGAAGATGCATTGGCTGATGAGGTTGATTCATTGCCTGCACTGTTTTGTAGAAGAAAGTCAGTTGCAAATTTTTGTGCTGCTCTCAGCCTCAGGCTATAGTACTAATCTCAGTAATCCGCATAGAAATCCTTGCATTTTGCGACTAAGCTGGCAGTGCGGATATATCGATTGCATCGAATCAGTTTTGAATCTTGTTAGTTTTGTAGTCATGAGACCCAATTCTGCTCAAAGTGGATCCGTAACGTATTGATTGCTTCCAAGATTCTTGATTAATAGAGTTACGGGTTGGAAGAACAGAGCTAAGGAAAAGATGTACAGTACTGCAGGAATAACCTTGTGTGTATTCAAAAGAATGCTTATAAAGAATATGACATCAATCTGAATGAGCTTATAAGATTAGTAGAACATTGTGTGCATGTACAAAGAATACTTGAGAAGTTGACACATAATATCAAGTTTAGTTGACTAATATTCTAACAGACAGATTGAACTCAGCTTTATGGCCTAGTTCCTTCTAGGGGACACTCAACTCGATCCCTTCTCATATAAGGTTCTGTAAAATGCTGATGGATGCGACTCCGGTCTCTGGTAACTGGAAATTAAGTCCGAAAAAGTTATATCCAAGTATGTCTCTCAGATGCCTGTTATCCACAGCTGGAGCGGCATACACTTCGATCGCCTATGTAGCTGTCTGCCTAGATGGCATGGTGGCTGTGGCGTACAGTTATACTTGTGATGAAAGAACACATATATGGTTTCAAAATTAACTGAGAAAATACACGACTAACCTGGGGCAACAAGTATACAAAACGCCACCAAGGTACTGTGCTTATTTGATGATTCTAGAATGCCTAGCTTTAAGTTTCAAGGAATCAATCATattaatttttcatatacttacATATGCGCCAATCTAACTAGTATATATATGGGAGGGAAAATACTCTATATAGTTAGCATGTAGAGTTAAAGGAGAGACGGCACTCAAAGTAGGGAAAATTATACAGTATTGGGGCCTGGGGGGTATTAGATACTGGTGTTTTTGGAATAATTTTGACCATTGGATCTGTATCATATATGATGGTTCATAAATATTCAAAGAGAGGTGAGTACCGGATGACCGGGTCACcatagaaaaaataataataataaggcAGAACACTCAATAGACGCACAATGGAGGAAataacttcttcttcttcttcttcttcttcttcctccccgCCCCATTCTCGAGTTGGCTTCCAATAAAGAAATGAACGACCCAATTTCCTTCcaatagagagagagggagcaTCATTTAGTTTTAATCGAAGAAGAATAGGGTTTGGGCAAAATCTGTTTCGCAATTCGGACAAGAAGTTGGGCTACTCTTCTTTTTTGTCGATCTTGCCGCTTTCAATCCAGTCGTAAGATTGAGTTGATCATATAGGGGCGGCTATTGAATTCAAGAAAGTTTCAGGTACCCCCAcctctattttttatttcaaaataaaacttaGGTCTGTAATCTCAATTCAGATTCTTGGGATTGTGAGTGTTCAAATTGTAAAATTAGTAGTAGTGATATAGTGGATGCTGGTACTAGCTTGTTTCATTCTAAGTTTGAAATCATCATTAATGGTGTTAGAGGCTTTGATTTCAGAAAATAATACAGATTTCGGAAAACCTGTTAATTAGTCTTCTTAAAATGTATATCAGGTGTGCAATCTTTAATGTAATGAAACTTTTGTAATTCTTACTCTGTAATGGAACCATGTTTTTATTGAACAGTTATACTAAATGTCTAGAGTATAATCATTAAGCTTAGTAAATGAGAATGCTACGGGAAACAAGATTATTTCACTTAGCATAGCCATATTAACAGAATTTGGTAATATATTGGAAGAGAATTGTCTCAAACAATGTAATAGAAATGGGTGATACTTATAACTTAACTATCAAAGCAAAGTTCATGCTACATTCTAATTCTTATAATTTCCGCGTCTCAGCTACACTTAACCTTTTGCATcttgaattgaaattgataCAGTCCTTACATTATGTCAGTGATGAATTTTTCTTatattgtaatttatattattttgtacTGTTGCTTCCCCacctatatttatttattgtttgCATTGCATAACTATTAGTCTTGCAATGACATCGGTCGAGGTTCTTACTGCTAGAGCTAAATGGAGAGAGGCACAAGCTAAGAAGATTAGGTTAGCCTGAAAAAAGTATTAAGTAgatgttttcttcatataagtCTTATTTTTTCGTAGAATGAATTATGTATTTGGTGATTGTGATGACATGATATGTGTTAATTTTAAATACATTAATGTGTAGGGAAGTGGAGTTAgaagatgcaaaaaaaaaaaataataagttAGTGAGCGCCGAAAAGAAtagatttataaattatatatttaaagtGACCTGGTTCAGGTGGCTTCGGTCAGGGGGAAATAAATCTTTACAAAACCCCCACAACCTGATGTTGTTGATGAAGTTGATTTAGATATTGAAGATGAATCTTTTGAAAAAGTATTTCTACTTGAGCATACTGTTGGTTTCCTCTCCTTTGTCTTGTATAagtttgataatttttttaaatatttttgtgataatAATTTCGTTTCTGTtattaataatataataaaattacaGATGTTAGAGGAAGACTTAGATGAACCTCAACAGGAGGTGACACATAGTAGTTCACAGTATAATGGTATCAAATATGATAAGTTGTTATCAGAAGATCTTCTAGGCGCTGAGTTTGTAACTATTGAAGACGCATAGGATTTTTACTATGCTTATGCTAAATCAATGGGTTATGATGTTACAAGATATGACAAGTGAACAAGTTCAAGAACTAGGAGAATCACTATCCGCTATTGGGTTTGTTCAGCTGAAGGGCAAAGgcgataaaaaaaatatggacAACAGAAAGAGGGTCCACATGCCAAAGAAACTGACTAGATTCAGTTGCCCATGTATGTTCAAGATAAGGTACTTTAAGGAGAAAAACTCGAATGTGGTGATGAAGTTTAGAACAAATCATTCCCATGGTCTTGTACTGCCACACCAGACTCATTTGCTCAGGTCACATCGTAATGTTCCAGATTCTCAGTTAGATTTGGCCAAATTAATGCAGAGTGTACCAATTAGGACTTGTCATTCATTTCAACATATGAGTGATGTAGCTAGAGGGTTTTTAAAAGTTGGCTTCACTATTAAAGACTTGTACAACAAGTTAGATTCAAACAAACATAAAAGCATAATTGGAGGGGATTCAAAAGCTACACTTGCATATCTTGAAAGAAAAGTTGTTGAAGATAAGAACTTATTTTTTAAGTATACAACAGATGCGAATAAAAGGTCTGAATTTGTCTTTCCCTTCCTATTCTATCTTTTTAAATCTTTATTAACTATGACTACTATTTCGCTGATAGGTTGGCTAACTTGTTCCGAAGAGACTCAACTTTGTTCCAGGACTATTATTGCTTTGGAGATGTGTTGGCATTTGATAGCACCCACCTAACTAATCACTATGGGAAGCCTTTAGTATTATTTGTGGGTTCTAACAACCATCTATCAACCGtcatttttggttttgcattgttggaggatgaaacTGCTAAGACTTATAAATGATGAAAGTGAGGAAGGCTTTGACTAatggagatgaagaaaatgCTGGCAACAAAAAGATGAAGGTAGAAGGGGAAAACCCAGCAAAACCAAAAAAGGATCATGGCCGTCCTCGTAATGAACAGAATAAAAAGCCTTTAAAATCCTGAAAATTGATCTACACTTGAACAATCTAGTTTTTCAAGCTATTgtactcttctttcttttttcttttttctttttttggtaatgaaataAGGACCTATATGACTCTTACATacaatattttacttttgtgGTGAGCTTTAATTCTTATAATGAATATTCATAATTCCTCAATATATTCTCAATTGTCACATCTATTCAACTATCTTACAATTTTTACATTTTAACCAAAAATTATGAGTTTTGAATAGTTTCTACAAcacattttgtttcaattattATCTTATTTTCTCGAATTATGTTAAACATCAGTGTTGACTAACCGGCCTAGAAGGTACCCTCATTCACATAACAGAGCGTACGTCCATACTTATGTAATTGGGCGGTGTGTTGTGTAATGTGCACAGTTACGTTCACCATTTTAtttaggcataaatgccgatttgcactccaaacttggctgaaattgtcaatttgcaccatgaacttgcatttgagtcaatttacctcctaaacttggtaaaaattgccgatttacaccccgaacttgtatttgagtcaatttacttcctaaacttggtaaaaattgccgatttgcaccacatccgttaaatttaactgtttttatccaattttgcgtcacatgccatgcacatgaggggtaatgttgtcattttctatttatatttttcttaaaaacaaataaaaatattctttaaaatgaggattattttgttaatcaaattatttatttacatctttttttctacctacttaaccctactttgaattatatattaaatatatccacccattcaaatatagtgtgttgtgtataaatatatttttatatgtacacttTATTGgatgatgaacaaaacgagaataataacaacataatagaacagaacgtaaccgtttattgattgataatgaggcaaatatatatgcattacataaccacaatcccgtaggattcggagtcttaatatattacagagatgtgaatctatctctaacaggaaacctaataaggctaagacacacacaatggtagaatagtaattctcttagaacacacatttatttttaattttcaatgtatttatttattcatattttttctaatatcttttaacataccatatcacataaaataataaatatataaatcaataacatgtttcgaaaaaacaaacattgtagcaagtgttcttcttaagtaattttattaatttatttcattattcaatatgaataaatatataatgacaatactaccccttaaatgcatgacatgtgacgcaaaattggatagaaacagttaaatttaacggatggggtgcaaatcggcaatttttacctagtttaggaggtaaattgactcaaatacaagttcggggtgtaaatcggcaatttttaccaagtttaggagataaattgactcaaatgcaagttcggggtgcaaattgacattttcagccaaatttggggtgtaaatcggcatttatgccttttATTTATGGTAATTATAGgttaataacaaaaattatagGATCATCAATTAATTGATAAAAATGTCGATAAATTTGTGGTTGACGTGGTAGATTTTTAAAACATGGACATAATTAGAGTATGAGTCCTTGTACATGTAAAAGAGTGTTAGTTTgtgtaatttttataattgacAAACTTGTCACATTCTCTATAACGTTTTTACATATATAAGGACgacaaataaattattttgtaATACATGTTATGAGTAGTAATTACAAGAGCACGACCATATTTACATATTCATGACCGTTTTATAAATTCGAAGATGAATGTGTTCCGAATGTGGTAATTTTTATTCTATATACACAAAAGAATTCGTGTGACCAAATTCATGTAATAGagttttaattttgtgtttttggatggttttattttgtaattttcatTACTCAacaaattattacatttttccACAACGTCATTACGAATAAGAGAACAATTCATACAAAATTTCTTAATAAatgttatataaattatagaCAATGCAATGACATATTTACATGTTCCTGACTCATTTTACAAGTTTGAACACAATTGGGTTGCAAAAGTgataaatttttaaatttacaCAAAAGAGTATGAATTGGCCTCATCTTAGAAAATGTGttattctaaattattatattttttacatttttctgACAAATATTAAGAAAATTGATAAACGTTTTTGTAATAAATGTCGTAAAAGTTGTAATTACAAGGTCAATATCATATTTACATGATTCTGATtcattttacaaatttgaagACAATTGAGTTGCAAAAGtgataaatttctatatttacaTAAAAGAGTCAAAATTATCCTCATTCATGTAATAGAGTACTCCTTTTAGAAATTGGCTGTTATTctaaattattacattttttaCATTGTTATTACGAATATCAGGATAATTGATAAACAGTTTTGTAATAAATGTCGTAAAAGTTGTAATTACAAGGTCAAGACCATATTTACATGATTCTGATtcattttacaaatttgaagACAATTGGGTTGCAAAAGTGGTAAATTTCTATATTCACATCAAAGAGTCTAAATTATCCTCATTCATGTAATAGAGTACTCATTTTAGAAATTGGCTAttattctaaattattatattttttacattattattacaAATATTAGGAAAATTGATAAACATTTTTGTAATAAATGTCGTATAAGTTATAATTACAAGGTCATGACCATATTTACAAATTTGAGGACAAATGTGTTGTAAAAGTAGTAAATGTtcatatttacatataaatGTCAATTTGTCCTCATTAATAATAGTagtgttttgttttgtaatTGGGTGCGCTTTTAGATTATTACGTTTTTTACATTGTTATTACGAAAATAAGAACAATTGATAAAATTATCGTAATCAATGCTCTATAAGATGTAATTACAATGTCACTACCATATTTAGATGTTTATggcttattttacaaaaattaagaCGAATGTGTTGTAAATGTggtaaattttcatatttgttgaaggaaaaacaccattagtgtTCCTTCGTTAAAGTAAATAAAGGAATCAGTAAATGATGGTCAACAGACGTAacagatcaatcaccattatgtagccttaattaccattgtaattactatttttatttctattgtaatcaatgagatgagtagacAATTTCATATTTcctacaacacgttatcatCACTTTTGCTTTCTATCTGAGTCCATATGccaaagagaaagaaagaaatagaACCCTAGAATTTCATACGGTTGCTGGGTCCTTTCTTCTGgcgaaagaagaagaagaaaaaacattCGTTATTTACTTTGGGCACCCAGATTTCCACTCTGGGCACCAAAACCAGCTTGCGCCAATCTACATAGCTATCATCATCTCCCATCAAGGCGGTCATATCTTCCACCCCAGATCGCAGCCGCAATGGCGTTTGCATCGATGTAGTCTTCAAATTGGTACCCGCCTGCTTAGCTTAGCAACGAGCTAGCGACAATGACGCGTCGGATCTGCCCAGACCCAAACTGGTCATCATTGACCCAGCGTCGACGACAACCTGGCGTCGCTTTATTTTGGCCGGCCTCGACGAAGAACCCGCGACCAGTTTACCGGCGTGGCTAAGCACTGCAGACGATCCCAATGCCACAGTTAGATTGGTGCCTCCCCTACTTGCTCAAAGCCGAGGATCTTGTTCGACTCAAATTGACAAGATCGGTGTCCCTCTTTTCCAGCTGGTGCTTCGACTGTGTGTTGTGTCGGACCTCTATGATGTCCAGTC
This is a stretch of genomic DNA from Argentina anserina chromosome 4, drPotAnse1.1, whole genome shotgun sequence. It encodes these proteins:
- the LOC126792178 gene encoding protein FAR1-RELATED SEQUENCE 5-like codes for the protein MTSEQVQELGESLSAIGFVQLKGKGDKKNMDNRKRVHMPKKLTRFSCPCMFKIRYFKEKNSNVVMKFRTNHSHGLVLPHQTHLLRSHRNVPDSQLDLAKLMQSVPIRTCHSFQHMSDVARGFLKVGFTIKDLYNKLDSNKHKSIIGGDSKATLAYLERKVVEDKNLFFKYTTDANKRLANLFRRDSTLFQDYYCFGDVLAFDSTHLTNHYGKPLVLFVGSNNHLSTVIFGFALLEDETAKTYK